From Halorussus lipolyticus:
AGGTCGTCGTAGATGGCCATCTTCTCGGCCGAGGTGTCTTGGTCGCTGGACATGAAACACCGGTCGGCGGTGATGGCGGCCGCGCGGCCGGACTTCATGCAGGTGTGGATGCCCTCGCCCCAGAGGGGGTCGATGGTCGGAACCGTGTCACCGATTGCCATGAAGTTGTCGGTGCTGAAGCCGGTCGGCATCTGGATGTGGGCCGACCCGCGGTGCTGTTTGCCCTCGATGCGCTCGGCCGACTCGAATCGCGGGTCGTTGTCCAGCCAGTACTGGAGGTAGTCGTCGATGCCCATCCCGTCCTTGGCGTAGTCGCGGTGGGCCTCGTTCTGGATGTAGCAGAGGCCGACCTTGGCGGTGTCGTCGCCGGTGTGGAAAATCCACGAGTAGCCGCCGGGGGCCAAGTCGTGGTCGAGGCGGAGCATCATCGAACCGGTCAAATCGGCGTAGCCGTCGGCGTCGATGTCGATGCCCTCTAACTCGTACTCGACACCGATGGCCTGATTGGCGCGCTGGAGGTCGGTCACACCGAGTTTCTTGGCCAGCGGCGCAGACGGTCCGGTCGCATCAACGATAACGTCGGCGTAGACCTCCTGATTGCCGCCGTACTTGACGCCGACGATGTCGCCGTTCTCCGTAATCGGCTTGGAGACGCGAGCGTCGAACCAGTATTCGGCACCGTCGTCGCGGCCGTCCGCCACGAGGAAGTTCTTGAAGTCGGCGAACTCCAGCACGGCACCGGGTTGCCGCCGGACG
This genomic window contains:
- a CDS encoding digeranylgeranylglycerophospholipid reductase, with protein sequence MSEHFDVIVAGAGPAGAQCARDLAQRDYDVLVLEAESEDEFPRQSNKSTAGTFPSMMGSFGIPDDVVMNYTDDVVLESPNQHFVRRQPGAVLEFADFKNFLVADGRDDGAEYWFDARVSKPITENGDIVGVKYGGNQEVYADVIVDATGPSAPLAKKLGVTDLQRANQAIGVEYELEGIDIDADGYADLTGSMMLRLDHDLAPGGYSWIFHTGDDTAKVGLCYIQNEAHRDYAKDGMGIDDYLQYWLDNDPRFESAERIEGKQHRGSAHIQMPTGFSTDNFMAIGDTVPTIDPLWGEGIHTCMKSGRAAAITADRCFMSSDQDTSAEKMAIYDDLWQERVAPKMRVRLLMTQLLYLAPNERYDTLIRDLNRLNPETLSDANAGSAREILKLLHTDDIPLLAQFAKERLFS